A window of Halostella salina contains these coding sequences:
- a CDS encoding 2,5-diamino-6-(ribosylamino)-4(3H)-pyrimidinone 5'-phosphate reductase, whose translation MHVVVNAAMSADGKLSHCEREQVAISGPADFDRVDRVRADSDAVAVGVGTVLADDPHLTLDDTDRVAARRERGEPAHPARVVADSRARTPTDARVLDEAAMTYVLVSDAAPADRAEALRDAGAEVVAAGEERVDLAAAFAELEARGVDRLMVEGGGEVIFSLFDAGLVDELSVFVGPTVIGGRDAPTLADGEGFVEEFPALSLSGVERIDDGVLLRWTVEKSD comes from the coding sequence ATGCACGTCGTCGTCAACGCCGCGATGAGCGCGGACGGGAAGCTCTCCCACTGCGAGCGCGAGCAGGTCGCCATCAGCGGGCCGGCGGACTTCGACCGCGTCGACCGCGTCCGGGCCGACAGCGACGCCGTCGCGGTCGGCGTCGGCACCGTCCTCGCGGACGACCCACACCTCACGCTGGACGACACCGACCGCGTGGCGGCGCGGCGCGAGCGCGGCGAGCCGGCCCATCCCGCCCGCGTCGTCGCCGACTCGCGGGCACGGACGCCGACCGATGCCCGAGTACTGGACGAGGCGGCGATGACCTACGTGCTCGTGAGCGACGCCGCGCCCGCCGACAGAGCCGAGGCGCTCCGCGATGCCGGCGCGGAAGTCGTCGCGGCCGGCGAGGAGCGCGTCGACCTCGCGGCGGCCTTCGCCGAACTGGAAGCGCGCGGGGTCGACCGGCTCATGGTCGAGGGCGGCGGCGAGGTCATCTTCTCGCTGTTCGACGCGGGGCTGGTCGACGAGCTATCCGTCTTCGTCGGGCCGACCGTCATCGGCGGCCGCGACGCGCCGACGCTGGCCGACGGCGAGGGGTTCGTCGAGGAGTTCCCGGCGCTGTCGCTGTCGGGCGTCGAGCGCATCGACGACGGGGTCCTCCTGCGCTGGACCGTCGAAAAGAGCGACTGA
- a CDS encoding acylphosphatase, with protein MSDRVRAHVFVSGRVQGVYFRATTRDTAEEAGVDGWVRNLQDGRVEAAFEGPEAAVESMVEFCHEGSEMASVEGVEVEYEEPQGEDGFRIRR; from the coding sequence ATGAGCGACCGAGTGCGCGCACACGTGTTCGTCTCCGGCCGGGTGCAGGGCGTCTACTTCCGTGCGACGACGCGGGACACGGCCGAGGAGGCCGGCGTCGACGGCTGGGTGCGGAACCTGCAGGACGGCCGCGTCGAGGCGGCGTTCGAGGGTCCCGAGGCCGCCGTCGAGTCGATGGTCGAGTTCTGTCACGAGGGGAGCGAGATGGCGAGCGTCGAGGGCGTCGAGGTGGAGTACGAGGAGCCACAGGGCGAGGACGGGTTCCGGATCCGGCGGTGA
- a CDS encoding Single-stranded DNA binding protein has product MSLDDHAEDLASDLGVDKEEVKEDLENLVSYSVPMDEAKQSLRRKYGDGSDGGGGAPSQTDIADVETDDGNVTVTATVLTKGKRSIRYQGEDNVIYEGRLADESGVIDYTAWTDVSFEPGDTVTLGNAGVREWEGEPELNVGESTTVARADEDLAVEYEVGGDADLIDVDVGDRGVNVEARVVEVERRTIDGRDGETEILSGVLGDETARLPFTDWDPHPEIEEGADLRVENVYVREYRGVPSVNVSEFSTVDALDRAVDLSDAAPEMGVGEAIATGGVYDVAVVGNVIAVRDGSGLVQRCPECGRVIQKGQCRTHGEVDGEDDLRVKAIVDDGTGALTAVLDEELTEDVYGGGVEDAREQARDAMDQEVVADTIRENIVGREYRVRGHLSVDEYGANLDAAEFDRTDDDPAERASALVEEVEA; this is encoded by the coding sequence ATGAGTTTAGACGACCATGCCGAGGATCTCGCCTCCGACCTCGGTGTCGACAAAGAGGAGGTCAAAGAGGACCTGGAGAACCTGGTGTCGTACAGCGTGCCGATGGACGAGGCGAAGCAGAGCCTCCGCCGGAAGTACGGCGACGGGAGCGACGGCGGTGGCGGCGCGCCGAGTCAGACCGACATCGCCGACGTGGAAACCGACGACGGCAACGTCACGGTCACCGCGACGGTGCTGACAAAGGGCAAGCGCTCGATCCGCTACCAGGGCGAGGACAACGTCATCTACGAGGGCCGCCTCGCCGACGAGAGCGGCGTCATCGACTACACCGCCTGGACCGACGTGAGCTTCGAGCCGGGCGACACCGTCACGCTCGGCAACGCCGGCGTCCGCGAGTGGGAGGGCGAACCCGAGCTGAACGTCGGCGAGAGCACGACCGTCGCCCGGGCGGACGAGGACCTGGCCGTCGAGTACGAGGTCGGCGGCGACGCCGACCTGATCGACGTGGACGTGGGCGACCGCGGCGTGAACGTCGAGGCCCGCGTCGTCGAGGTCGAGCGCCGCACCATCGACGGCCGCGACGGCGAGACGGAGATCCTCTCGGGCGTGCTCGGCGACGAGACCGCGCGGCTCCCGTTCACCGACTGGGACCCACATCCCGAGATCGAGGAGGGCGCGGACCTCCGGGTCGAGAACGTCTACGTCAGGGAGTACCGCGGCGTGCCGTCGGTGAACGTCTCCGAGTTCTCGACAGTCGACGCGCTCGACCGCGCGGTCGACCTGAGCGACGCCGCGCCGGAGATGGGCGTCGGCGAGGCCATCGCCACGGGCGGCGTGTACGACGTGGCGGTCGTCGGCAACGTCATCGCGGTGCGTGACGGCTCCGGACTGGTCCAGCGCTGCCCCGAGTGCGGGCGCGTCATCCAGAAGGGCCAGTGTCGCACCCACGGCGAGGTCGACGGCGAGGACGACCTGCGCGTCAAGGCCATCGTCGATGACGGCACTGGCGCGCTCACCGCGGTGCTGGACGAGGAACTCACCGAGGACGTGTACGGCGGCGGCGTCGAGGACGCCCGCGAGCAGGCCCGCGACGCGATGGACCAGGAGGTCGTCGCGGACACGATCCGTGAGAACATCGTGGGGCGCGAGTACCGCGTCCGCGGCCACCTCTCGGTCGACGAGTACGGCGCGAACTTGGACGCCGCCGAGTTCGACCGGACCGACGACGACCCGGCCGAGCGTGCGAGCGCCCTCGTCGAGGAGGTGGAAGCATGA
- a CDS encoding DNA-3-methyladenine glycosylase family protein, with translation METGTIDVATLPGGFDLQSTVESGQSYLWRREDGRTYETDGLYGGSAWYATVVDGEVIRARQVDGRLEWASTTDAAPQLRELLRLDDDLPGIVDASPGDDLIREAYDAYRGMRLVNDPPFGCLISFICSAQMRVSRIHSMVTALAEAYGDPVEFDGRTYHAFPRPEQLAAATEDELRDLGLGYRAPYVQRTAEMVADGEAHPAEAREMTYEDAREYLTQFVGVGDKVADCVLLFSLDFLEAVPLDTWIRTTIEEYYPDCDRGNYADTARAIRKRFGGAYAGYVQTYVFHHLRTQ, from the coding sequence ATGGAAACGGGCACGATCGACGTGGCGACGCTCCCCGGCGGCTTCGACCTCCAGTCGACCGTCGAGAGCGGCCAGTCGTACCTCTGGCGGCGCGAGGACGGGCGAACGTACGAGACCGACGGGCTGTACGGCGGGTCGGCGTGGTACGCGACGGTCGTCGACGGCGAGGTGATCCGGGCCAGACAGGTCGACGGTCGACTGGAGTGGGCGTCGACGACCGACGCGGCGCCGCAGCTCCGGGAACTGCTCCGGCTGGACGACGACCTGCCGGGCATCGTCGACGCCTCGCCCGGCGACGACCTGATCCGCGAGGCGTACGACGCCTACCGCGGGATGCGGCTGGTGAACGACCCGCCGTTTGGCTGTCTGATATCCTTCATCTGCTCGGCACAGATGCGCGTCTCGCGGATCCACTCGATGGTGACGGCGCTCGCGGAGGCGTACGGCGACCCCGTCGAGTTCGACGGCCGGACGTACCACGCGTTCCCGCGACCCGAACAGCTCGCCGCGGCGACCGAGGACGAACTCCGGGACCTCGGACTCGGCTACCGCGCGCCGTACGTCCAGCGCACCGCCGAGATGGTCGCCGACGGCGAGGCTCACCCGGCCGAGGCGCGGGAGATGACCTACGAGGACGCTCGCGAGTACCTCACGCAGTTCGTCGGCGTCGGCGACAAGGTGGCCGACTGCGTGCTGCTGTTCTCACTGGACTTCCTCGAAGCCGTCCCGCTGGACACCTGGATCCGGACGACGATCGAGGAGTACTATCCGGACTGCGACCGCGGCAACTACGCCGACACCGCCCGGGCCATCCGGAAGCGGTTCGGCGGCGCGTACGCGGGGTACGTCCAGACGTACGTGTTTCACCACCTGCGGACCCAGTAG
- a CDS encoding UPF0058 family protein: protein MKKQELIHLHGLLAEISNHYEERNGVPVDLDEYESLGVRPTSIHKSKTDHKAAVFALATGITSEMEDEETSETVPAAAD, encoded by the coding sequence ATGAAAAAGCAGGAGCTTATCCACCTTCACGGCCTGCTTGCAGAGATTTCCAACCATTACGAAGAGCGAAACGGAGTGCCCGTAGACCTCGACGAGTACGAGTCCCTGGGCGTACGCCCGACATCGATCCACAAGTCGAAGACCGACCACAAGGCCGCCGTTTTTGCCCTGGCAACTGGCATCACTTCCGAGATGGAAGACGAGGAGACGTCCGAGACGGTTCCCGCCGCCGCTGACTGA
- a CDS encoding transcription initiation factor IIB translates to MTDHTIRTISDETDAERTAERDEAETCPECTGPLRQDTERGETVCADCGLVVEADEIDHGPEWRAFDAGERDRKSRVGAPTTKMMHDEGLSTNIGWQDKDAYGNSLSSRQRQKMQRLRKWNERFRTRDSQERNLKQALGEIDRMASALGLPENVRETASVIYRRALEEDLLPGRSIEGVATSSLYAAARQAGMPRSLDEIAAVSRVDRMELTRTYRYVVRELGLEVQPADPGSFVPRFCSDLGLSEEVERRARALLEDGRTSGLHSGKSPVGLAAAAVYAASLLTNEKVTQSAVGEVASVSEVTIRNRYTELLEASESAAAVA, encoded by the coding sequence ATGACAGACCACACGATACGAACGATCAGCGACGAGACGGACGCGGAACGGACAGCGGAACGCGACGAGGCGGAGACCTGCCCCGAGTGTACAGGACCGCTTCGTCAGGACACCGAGCGCGGCGAGACGGTGTGTGCGGACTGCGGGCTCGTCGTCGAGGCGGACGAGATAGACCACGGTCCGGAGTGGCGCGCCTTCGACGCCGGCGAACGCGACCGGAAGAGCCGCGTCGGCGCGCCGACGACGAAGATGATGCACGACGAGGGCCTCTCGACCAACATCGGCTGGCAGGACAAGGACGCCTACGGCAACTCCCTGTCCTCGCGCCAGCGCCAGAAGATGCAGCGGCTCCGGAAGTGGAACGAGCGGTTCCGCACGCGTGATTCCCAGGAACGCAACCTGAAGCAGGCGCTGGGCGAGATCGACCGCATGGCCTCGGCGCTGGGCCTCCCCGAGAACGTCCGCGAGACGGCAAGCGTTATTTACCGGCGAGCGCTGGAGGAAGACCTGCTCCCCGGTCGCTCGATCGAGGGCGTCGCAACGTCCTCGCTGTACGCCGCCGCACGACAGGCCGGCATGCCGCGCAGTCTCGACGAGATCGCCGCCGTCAGCCGCGTCGATCGGATGGAACTCACCAGGACGTACCGCTACGTCGTCCGCGAACTCGGACTGGAGGTTCAGCCGGCCGACCCGGGGAGCTTCGTTCCCCGGTTCTGTTCGGACCTGGGCCTCTCCGAGGAGGTCGAACGCCGGGCGCGGGCGCTCCTCGAAGACGGCAGAACCAGCGGTCTCCACAGCGGGAAGTCGCCGGTCGGCCTCGCGGCCGCCGCCGTCTACGCGGCGTCGCTGCTCACCAACGAGAAGGTGACGCAGTCGGCCGTCGGCGAGGTCGCGAGCGTCAGCGAGGTCACCATCCGGAACCGCTACACGGAACTGCTCGAGGCGTCCGAGTCGGCCGCCGCCGTCGCCTGA
- a CDS encoding DUF6159 family protein, producing MFGIRSFIQRIRLGLTLTVGGLRVLRNHPKLLVFPLVSGVLSIAFLVALLGPVFLFETTYGLAQLGEAGLWVGLFVVYFGTTFIATFANAALVHAVGESFAGKEPRVVRSLKATGNKAGIIAVWALIAAAVGILIQWLESRSSIAAKVVSVVFSAGWSIATFFVVPVIVFEDTSVTGMFGESVNTFKQTWGESIGAGFGIGLITGLVTVLAVLVAFAVPAVLVPSLGGFAVGGILAGTVAVLGFLVHSALWGVIKTALYAYAETDTAPEEFDALEFETLGGTLESGY from the coding sequence ATGTTCGGAATCAGATCGTTCATCCAGCGGATCCGGCTCGGCCTGACCCTCACGGTCGGCGGGCTCCGCGTCCTCCGAAACCATCCGAAGCTGCTCGTGTTCCCGCTCGTCAGCGGCGTCCTCTCGATCGCGTTTCTGGTCGCATTGCTCGGCCCGGTGTTCCTGTTCGAGACGACGTACGGGCTGGCGCAGCTCGGCGAGGCCGGCCTGTGGGTCGGATTGTTCGTGGTCTACTTCGGTACGACCTTCATCGCCACCTTCGCCAACGCGGCGCTCGTCCACGCCGTCGGCGAGAGCTTCGCCGGGAAGGAGCCGAGGGTCGTCCGGTCCCTGAAGGCGACCGGGAACAAGGCCGGGATCATCGCGGTCTGGGCGCTCATCGCGGCGGCCGTCGGGATACTCATCCAGTGGCTGGAGAGCCGGAGCTCCATCGCCGCGAAGGTCGTCTCGGTCGTGTTCTCGGCCGGCTGGTCGATAGCGACGTTCTTCGTCGTCCCGGTCATCGTCTTCGAGGACACCTCCGTCACCGGGATGTTCGGCGAGAGCGTGAACACGTTCAAGCAGACGTGGGGCGAGTCGATCGGCGCAGGGTTCGGGATCGGGCTGATCACCGGTCTCGTCACGGTGCTCGCCGTCCTCGTCGCCTTCGCTGTCCCCGCCGTGCTCGTCCCGTCGCTCGGCGGATTCGCTGTCGGGGGAATCCTCGCCGGGACCGTCGCGGTGCTCGGGTTCCTCGTCCACAGCGCGCTCTGGGGCGTCATCAAGACGGCGCTGTACGCCTACGCCGAAACCGACACCGCGCCCGAGGAGTTCGACGCGCTGGAGTTCGAGACGCTCGGCGGCACGCTGGAGTCGGGGTACTGA
- a CDS encoding Rpp14/Pop5 family protein, translating into MKHLPKHLRPRWRYLAVTVEGWPDAEIDRGAFQRALWYAGQNLLGDAGAADADLTVLDFDFSDGYGETVVRARRGHADDARAAVACVDAVDDQPVGVAVRGTSGTVRACEEKYLGRRPEVPGQSTVVFENEERAAVGRNDAYDVRLDGSFAGATELDFE; encoded by the coding sequence ATGAAACACCTCCCGAAGCACCTGCGGCCGCGGTGGCGGTACCTCGCCGTCACTGTCGAGGGCTGGCCCGACGCCGAGATCGACCGCGGCGCGTTCCAGCGGGCGCTGTGGTACGCCGGGCAGAACCTGCTCGGCGACGCCGGGGCCGCCGACGCCGACCTCACCGTGCTGGACTTCGACTTTTCCGACGGGTACGGCGAGACCGTGGTCCGTGCACGCCGGGGCCACGCCGACGACGCGCGGGCCGCGGTCGCCTGCGTCGACGCGGTCGACGACCAGCCCGTCGGCGTCGCCGTCCGCGGGACGAGCGGCACCGTCCGCGCCTGTGAAGAAAAGTATTTAGGACGCCGTCCGGAAGTTCCCGGCCAGAGCACGGTCGTGTTCGAGAACGAGGAGCGGGCCGCAGTCGGCCGGAACGACGCGTACGACGTGCGGCTCGACGGCTCGTTTGCGGGCGCGACGGAACTCGATTTCGAGTGA
- a CDS encoding translation initiation factor IF-2 subunit beta: MDYDEQLDRAIEATPEIEGTTDRFDVPDPDVRQEGNVTVYENFQDTVDRLDRDDEHVMKSLQNELGTSGHIDESGRARLTGEFSQQRIDEAIEAYTEEFVLCDECGLPDTRIEREQGVPVLRCEACGARSATSS; the protein is encoded by the coding sequence ATGGACTACGACGAGCAACTGGACCGCGCGATCGAGGCGACGCCGGAGATCGAGGGGACGACCGACCGCTTCGACGTTCCGGACCCGGACGTTCGTCAGGAGGGCAACGTCACCGTGTACGAGAACTTTCAGGACACGGTCGACCGGCTCGACAGGGACGACGAGCATGTGATGAAGTCCCTCCAGAACGAACTCGGAACCAGCGGCCACATCGACGAGAGCGGCCGGGCGCGGCTCACCGGCGAGTTCAGCCAGCAGCGCATCGACGAAGCGATCGAGGCGTACACCGAGGAGTTCGTCCTCTGTGACGAGTGTGGGCTGCCGGACACGCGGATCGAACGTGAGCAGGGCGTGCCCGTGTTGCGGTGCGAGGCGTGTGGCGCACGCTCGGCGACGAGTTCGTGA
- a CDS encoding RNase P subunit p30 family protein, with translation MYEGVHARPDGDSTVARLASTAADYGFDGVVVRNHGDARADYDAERVADEYGVDVVEGLEVRADDPEAASGYVGNYRRDVTVLALHGGTPALNRFAVEQPRVDVLAHPMAGDGDFNHVLAKAARENGVRVEFDLSPVLRASGGRRVQALSDLRKLREVVEHYDAPYVVSADPASHLQLRAPRELVAVGEAVGFSAEQVRTGLREWGRLAERNREHQSEAFIEPGVERGRYEEEP, from the coding sequence ATGTACGAGGGCGTCCACGCCCGCCCCGACGGCGACAGCACGGTCGCGCGGCTCGCCAGCACCGCGGCCGACTACGGCTTCGACGGCGTCGTCGTCCGCAACCACGGCGACGCCCGCGCCGACTACGACGCCGAGCGCGTCGCCGACGAGTACGGCGTCGACGTGGTCGAGGGCCTCGAAGTGCGGGCGGACGACCCGGAGGCGGCGAGCGGCTACGTCGGCAACTACCGGCGGGACGTGACCGTGCTCGCGCTCCACGGCGGGACGCCCGCGCTGAACCGCTTCGCCGTCGAACAGCCCCGCGTCGACGTGCTGGCCCATCCGATGGCCGGCGACGGCGACTTCAACCACGTGCTAGCCAAAGCCGCCCGCGAGAACGGTGTCCGTGTGGAGTTCGACCTCTCGCCGGTCCTGCGGGCGAGCGGCGGCCGGCGGGTGCAGGCGCTGTCGGACCTCCGGAAGCTTCGGGAGGTCGTCGAACACTACGATGCCCCATACGTCGTCAGCGCCGACCCGGCATCACATCTCCAGCTCCGCGCGCCGCGGGAGCTGGTCGCGGTCGGCGAGGCGGTCGGCTTCTCGGCCGAGCAGGTCCGGACGGGGCTCCGGGAGTGGGGCCGCCTCGCGGAGCGCAACCGCGAGCACCAGTCCGAGGCGTTCATTGAGCCGGGGGTCGAACGTGGCCGGTATGAAGAAGAGCCTTGA
- a CDS encoding class I SAM-dependent methyltransferase — protein sequence MKKSLEEHAERFSEKADEYDEHKSDEYRACADLVVDHAAPEADDTVLDLGTGTGAIALALAPDAGRVIGRDISEGMLEQAETKAADRGIDNAEFGEGRFRDSNAPDDADVDVVTTNFAMHHLSDDEKREAIAAIAALEPRRVVVGDVMFFGNPDPDEPFYSPEVDDPATVGVLADALTDAGFALTAVEMVHEQVGVLAAERAPDAAGAVGDDLAADGTDDG from the coding sequence ATGAAGAAGAGCCTTGAGGAACACGCCGAGCGATTCTCCGAGAAGGCCGACGAGTACGACGAGCACAAGTCCGACGAGTACCGGGCCTGCGCGGATCTGGTCGTCGACCACGCCGCGCCGGAGGCGGACGACACCGTCCTCGATCTGGGCACCGGTACCGGGGCCATCGCGCTGGCGCTCGCGCCCGACGCCGGCCGCGTGATCGGCCGCGACATCAGCGAGGGGATGCTGGAGCAGGCCGAGACGAAGGCGGCCGACCGGGGGATCGACAACGCCGAGTTCGGCGAGGGGCGGTTCCGCGACTCGAACGCGCCCGACGACGCCGACGTGGACGTGGTGACGACGAACTTCGCCATGCACCACCTGAGCGACGACGAGAAGCGCGAGGCGATCGCGGCCATCGCCGCGCTCGAACCGCGACGGGTCGTGGTCGGCGACGTGATGTTCTTCGGCAACCCCGACCCCGACGAGCCGTTCTACAGCCCCGAGGTCGACGACCCCGCGACCGTCGGCGTCCTCGCGGACGCGCTGACGGACGCCGGCTTCGCGCTGACCGCAGTCGAGATGGTTCATGAACAGGTCGGCGTCCTCGCCGCCGAGCGCGCGCCGGACGCTGCGGGCGCGGTCGGGGACGACCTCGCAGCCGACGGGACCGACGACGGATGA
- a CDS encoding DUF7836 family putative zinc-binding protein — protein sequence MEEAFVQLVCPECAKDWESSPSDLPQYDDMFHCPNCHATRRTAEFTRTNRDLETLKSLQ from the coding sequence ATGGAGGAAGCGTTTGTGCAGTTGGTCTGCCCCGAATGTGCGAAAGACTGGGAATCCTCGCCGAGCGACCTCCCCCAGTACGACGATATGTTCCACTGCCCGAACTGTCATGCGACCCGGAGAACCGCCGAGTTCACGCGTACGAACCGCGACCTGGAGACGCTGAAGTCCCTCCAATAA
- a CDS encoding DUF555 domain-containing protein encodes MNCRVVVEAAVPVYDVETPDEAVRIAISKTGEMLNPDLNYVEINMGERHCPHCGEGIDPAFLAADESLVALELEMTVFNVEREEHASRIARKEIGQRLENIPLEVLEVEVVEEEEIEDETEDDGSVAVDDESSDGTGDDDDEVLPEFEDLIE; translated from the coding sequence ATGAACTGCAGAGTCGTCGTCGAGGCCGCGGTGCCGGTGTACGACGTGGAAACCCCCGACGAGGCGGTCCGGATCGCCATCTCGAAGACGGGCGAGATGCTGAATCCGGACCTGAACTACGTCGAAATAAACATGGGGGAACGGCACTGCCCGCACTGCGGGGAGGGCATCGACCCGGCGTTCCTCGCGGCCGACGAGAGCCTCGTCGCGCTCGAACTGGAGATGACGGTGTTCAACGTCGAGCGGGAGGAACACGCCTCCCGAATCGCGCGCAAGGAGATCGGACAGCGCCTGGAGAACATCCCGCTCGAAGTGCTGGAGGTCGAGGTCGTCGAGGAAGAGGAGATCGAAGACGAGACCGAGGACGACGGAAGCGTGGCCGTCGACGACGAGTCCTCGGACGGGACCGGCGATGACGACGACGAGGTCCTCCCCGAGTTCGAGGACCTGATCGAGTAG
- a CDS encoding DUF357 domain-containing protein, producing the protein MPADLAEKTDRYERLLAEALDAAEPVAPDGTPLDDASAECLEMAESYLDDGRHFRENDDPVNALAAFSYGHAWLDAGARIGLFDVPTDGHLFTV; encoded by the coding sequence ATGCCCGCCGACCTCGCCGAGAAGACGGACCGCTACGAGCGACTGCTGGCCGAGGCGCTGGACGCCGCCGAGCCGGTCGCCCCGGACGGGACGCCGCTCGACGACGCGAGCGCGGAGTGCCTCGAAATGGCCGAGTCGTACCTCGACGACGGCAGGCACTTCCGCGAGAACGACGACCCCGTCAACGCGCTGGCCGCGTTCTCCTACGGCCACGCGTGGCTCGACGCGGGCGCTCGCATCGGCCTGTTCGACGTGCCGACCGACGGCCACCTCTTTACCGTCTGA
- a CDS encoding FAD-dependent oxidoreductase — translation MSDQPRVEIYTKENCSYCEKAKDLFDAKGIEYEEYNVTGDDDLFDEMVERADGRQTAPEVFIDDELIGGWDDTSALNETGELDEKLGIADGGSDVVEHRKLVIAGTGIAGLTAAIYAARSNNDPLVIEGDEPGGQLTLTTDVENYPGFPEGISGPDLINNMKEQARKFGAETVNGVIEQVDDSSRPYRVEMKNGDTYTADAVIAASGASARTLGVPGEDELMGYGVSTCATCDGAFFRGEEMLVVGGGDAAMEEADFLTKFASKVYIAHRREEFRAEDYWVDRIQEKVDEGEVEILRNTELVGIEGSAEDGVDEATLVEHPEGYPSEKRDDPETEEYEMDVGAVFLAIGHTPNTEYLEDTAVEMDEAGYIRTEGGKGGGQTKTGVPGIFGAGDVVDYHYQQAVTAAGMGCKAALDADDYLETLESPGTEASADAVAEADD, via the coding sequence ATGAGTGACCAGCCGCGCGTGGAGATATACACCAAGGAGAACTGCTCTTACTGCGAGAAGGCGAAGGACCTGTTCGACGCCAAGGGTATCGAGTACGAGGAGTACAACGTCACCGGCGACGACGACCTGTTCGACGAGATGGTCGAACGAGCGGACGGCCGGCAGACAGCGCCCGAAGTGTTCATCGACGACGAACTTATCGGCGGCTGGGACGACACGAGCGCGCTGAACGAGACGGGCGAACTGGACGAGAAGCTCGGCATCGCGGACGGCGGGAGCGACGTGGTCGAGCACCGTAAACTGGTCATCGCGGGCACCGGCATCGCCGGACTGACGGCGGCCATCTACGCCGCCCGGTCGAACAACGACCCGCTTGTTATCGAGGGCGACGAGCCGGGCGGTCAACTCACGCTCACGACCGACGTGGAGAACTACCCCGGCTTCCCCGAGGGGATCAGCGGCCCGGACCTGATCAACAACATGAAAGAGCAGGCCCGGAAGTTCGGCGCGGAGACGGTAAACGGCGTCATCGAGCAGGTCGACGACTCGTCGCGCCCCTACCGCGTCGAGATGAAAAACGGCGACACCTACACGGCCGACGCCGTCATCGCCGCCAGCGGCGCGAGCGCCCGCACGCTCGGCGTCCCCGGCGAGGACGAACTGATGGGGTACGGCGTCTCGACGTGTGCGACCTGCGACGGCGCGTTCTTCCGCGGCGAGGAGATGCTCGTCGTCGGCGGCGGCGACGCCGCGATGGAGGAGGCCGACTTCCTCACCAAGTTCGCCTCGAAAGTGTACATCGCCCACCGCCGCGAGGAGTTCCGCGCGGAGGACTACTGGGTCGACCGCATTCAGGAGAAAGTCGACGAGGGCGAGGTCGAGATCCTGCGAAACACCGAACTCGTCGGGATCGAGGGCAGCGCCGAGGACGGCGTCGACGAGGCGACGCTGGTCGAACACCCGGAGGGCTACCCCTCCGAGAAGCGCGACGACCCCGAGACCGAGGAGTACGAGATGGACGTGGGCGCGGTGTTCCTCGCCATCGGCCACACGCCCAACACTGAGTACCTCGAAGACACCGCCGTCGAGATGGACGAGGCCGGCTACATCAGGACCGAGGGCGGCAAGGGCGGCGGCCAGACGAAAACGGGCGTCCCCGGCATCTTCGGTGCCGGCGACGTGGTCGACTACCACTACCAGCAGGCCGTCACCGCCGCCGGCATGGGCTGCAAGGCCGCGCTGGACGCCGACGATTACCTCGAAACGCTCGAAAGCCCCGGGACGGAGGCGTCCGCGGACGCCGTGGCGGAAGCCGACGACTGA
- a CDS encoding DUF7545 family protein, which translates to MTDTVSVTIASSDDGEDEIELPEDLIDMLAEDDEDAATVIGDIALFGCAQRIHGAIHHGQGEPSEAVKEVEADTMEIFEERFGATFGELTGHDH; encoded by the coding sequence ATGACGGACACTGTTTCGGTGACGATAGCGTCGTCCGACGACGGCGAGGACGAGATCGAACTCCCCGAGGACCTGATCGACATGCTCGCGGAGGACGACGAGGACGCCGCGACGGTTATCGGCGACATCGCACTCTTTGGCTGCGCCCAGCGGATCCACGGCGCGATCCACCACGGTCAGGGCGAACCGAGCGAGGCCGTGAAGGAAGTCGAGGCCGACACGATGGAGATCTTCGAGGAGCGCTTCGGCGCGACGTTCGGCGAGCTAACCGGCCACGACCACTAG